A stretch of DNA from Variovorax paradoxus:
TCGTCGGCGCGGTGGCCGTTGGCTTCGAGCAGCGATTCGGGGCCGGCGCCGTACATCACGGTCGGGATGCCGGCTTCGCTGTACAGGCGCGCGTCGGTGTACAGAGGTACGCCGATGGGTGTCACCGGCTTGCCCATGACCTCTGTGGCCTCGCGGCACATCAAGGCGGCGAACTCCGCCGCGCCGAGGGCGGGCGCGAACGGGCGGGCCAGCAGGATCTGCCGGATCTCGACGGTGATACCCGGCAGAGTGGCGCAGGCGTCTTCGATGACCTGTCGCAGTTCGGCCTCGACCGCTTCGGGTGCTTCCTCCGGCACGATGCGGCGGTCGATGCGCAGGCTCAGCGTGTCGGCCACCACGTTGGTGTTGATGCCGCCCTGGAGCAGGCCGACCACCATCGTTGGGTGCGTGATGCCGGGCGTCTGCGAGGGCCTGTCCACCAGCTGGTCGCGGTAGCGGTACAGCGCGGGCAGCAAGGTGGCCGCAGCCTCAATGGCATCAGCGCCCGTGTCGGGCCGAGCGGCGTGCGCCGACTTGCCCCGCAACGTCACCTCCAGGTGCAGGCAGCCGTTGTGCGCCACGACGACGTGGTGAGAAAAGGCCGCCGAGATCACGTAGTCGGGACGGCTCAGGCCCTGCGAAAGAATCCAGCCGGGTCCGGTCATGCCGCCGGTTTCTTCGTCGTAGGTCAGGTGCAGCTCGACCGTGCCGGCGAGCGGCGTGCCGCTTGCGCGCAATTGCTTCAGCGCGCGCAGTGCGAAGGTGTAGGTGGTGAAGTCCGACTTGGAAACCGCTGCACCGCGCCCGTACAGCCATCCGTCGCGCACCTCGCCGCTGTAGGGCGAGCCGGTCCAGCCGGCACCGGGCGGCACCACGTCGCCGTGCGCGTTGAGGGCGATGACCGGGCCGTCGCCGAAACGCTCGCGCACGATCAGGTTGGTCACGCTGCGCATGCCGTGCTGCTGCGCGAATTCGGTTGGCACCGCGTGGCGTTCGACCACAAAGTCCATTCCCTCGAGCAGGCGCGCCGCGACTTCGGCATGCGGCGCGCAATCGCCGGGCGGATTGTCGGAGGGGCATTGCACCAGTTGCGCCAAGGTTTGGACCTGGCTGTCGAAGTGGGTGTCGATGAATTGGCGCAGCACGTCGCGCGCCCGGGCTTGATCAGTCATGAAACTCCATCAAAGAAATCGGTCGATTCGAAAAGGCGTGATGTCGATGTCCGTGCGCCCGTGCACGATCAGGTCGGTGACCAGGCGCGCGGCGATGGGCGCCAGCGTGTAGCCGTTGGATGTGACAGCGTTGTAGAAGCCCGGTACCCCGGGCACATCTCCCAGGATGGGGGCGCCGTCGATGTTGACGTTCATGCCGGCCCAGCAGCGCACCATGTGCAGACCGCTCACGGCCGGCAGCACCTGCCGCGCGACCCACAGACCGCCCTCGATGCTGTCGCGCTCGGCGCGGTTCAGCCGCATGCCTTCATGGAACGCGGCGGTCCAGCCACCGCCGATGATCAGACCTCCGGTGGCCGCCTGCTTGAGGCTCAGGTGCCGGTCGGCATGCGCGACCAGGTGATTGACCAGCGGCGCGGCGGGCTCGGTCACGATCATCTGCAGCGGTGCGCCCTTGACGGGAATCCGCACGCCGAGCATGTCGCCCACCTTGCTGGACCATGCGCCACTGGCGTTCACCACCCGGCCGGCGTGGATGATGCCGCGCGAGGTATGGACCACGAAGCCGGCGCCGTCGCCCACCTGGCGATCGATGCGTTGCACGTCGCAGCCGCGCAGAAAGCGCGCGCCTTGCTGCTGTGCGAGGCAAGCCACGGCGT
This window harbors:
- a CDS encoding M20/M25/M40 family metallo-hydrolase, coding for MTDQARARDVLRQFIDTHFDSQVQTLAQLVQCPSDNPPGDCAPHAEVAARLLEGMDFVVERHAVPTEFAQQHGMRSVTNLIVRERFGDGPVIALNAHGDVVPPGAGWTGSPYSGEVRDGWLYGRGAAVSKSDFTTYTFALRALKQLRASGTPLAGTVELHLTYDEETGGMTGPGWILSQGLSRPDYVISAAFSHHVVVAHNGCLHLEVTLRGKSAHAARPDTGADAIEAAATLLPALYRYRDQLVDRPSQTPGITHPTMVVGLLQGGINTNVVADTLSLRIDRRIVPEEAPEAVEAELRQVIEDACATLPGITVEIRQILLARPFAPALGAAEFAALMCREATEVMGKPVTPIGVPLYTDARLYSEAGIPTVMYGAGPESLLEANGHRADERVPLDELRKATLVVAHTLLHLMALPKETR